In the genome of uncultured Sphaerochaeta sp., the window TACACCCTGATGCGTTCTCTTTCGCTGCTTCGCATTCGAAACGGGGTATAATGGCAAAAGTTTTTTCTCTGGAGAGAAAAAAGTATGATTTGTAAGATAGTTTTTTCTCTCCAATGAAAAAAATCAATTGATTGCCTTTCTTTCCATGCTATACTGAATGTATGGGACCACAAGAAACAAAGTTGTTGCAACGGAAGGAATACCTCTCACAATTGATAGCATGGCGTGAAAAACACCTGATCAAGGTAATTACTGGAGTCAGGAGATGTGGGAAATCGACGATGTTGCAGCTCTACAGAGAGTATCTGAAAAAGCAAGGTGTACAAGAGAGGCAGATCATCTCGATCAATCTTGAGGATCTTGCCAATGAACATCTTCAGGACTACCGAGCACTGCATCAGCATGTCAAAGGACTGCTGCAAGACGATTGCTTTACCTATGTCTTCATCGATGAGGTCCAGCAATGCAAAGGCTTTGAAAAGGCCGTGGACAGTCTCTTCATCAATGAGCAGGTCGACTTGTACATCACAGGATCAAATGCATATCTGCTTTCAAGCGAACTTGCAACCCTGCTTTCAGGAAGATATGTCGAGATTCAGATGCTACCGCTCTCCTTCGCCGAATATCTTGATTTCACCAGCACAGAACAAGTATCGCGTATGACAGCTTTCACCCGATACTTGAACCATGGTTCCTTTCCCTATGTACCGATGCTAGGCCAAGATGACTCGGTCATCAGGACGTACATCGAGGGAATCTATGCCTCCATCCTGATCAAGGATGTTGCACAACGCAAGGCAATCGGAGATGTAGCACTGCTCGAGAGAATCGTCAGGTTTTTGGGAAGTAGTATCGGAAGTCCCATTTCTGCCAAAAAGATCTGTGACACCCTTACTTCCAGCGGCAGGAAAGTATCCATCAATACGGTAGATGCATATCTCGAGGCTTTGCAGGAGAGTTACTGTTTCTACAAGGTCAATCGCTATGATATCAAGGGAAGGAATTTTCTGAAAACCTTGGGAAAATACTATATTGTCGACATGGGACTGCGTAATCATCTTCTATCCAATCGTGAGTCAGACATCGGCCACCAGATTGAAAACATCGTTTATCTTGAACTCAGAAGACGCGGATACAAGGTCTCCATCGGGAAGCTTGCTGACAAGGAAGTCGATTTTGTTGCCCAGAATGCAGAGGGAATCACCTACCTACAGGTATCAGCCTCAGTGCTTGATCAAACTACCCTGAAACGAGAGATGGCTCCTCTTCAGGCAATAGGGGACAACTATCCAAAGATACTGTTAAGCTTGGATGAGATTGGAGCAGGAAGCAATCATGAGGGAATTCAGCAAAAGAATCTGTTGGATTGGCTTGTTCAGTAATTGAACAGACAAACGTATGAGCAATCAGCTCTGCTCTGGCTCTTCCTTTTGCTGGTTTCTCAGACCATCCATCTCAATCCTATTGGTATAGTTCAGATGCTTCTTAAGGCGTGAGACACTCAGGTCAACATCACCATCCTGAATGGCCTCAAGAATCTGGCGGTGCTCATCAGCAAGACGGATGATGGTCTCGGTATTCCAGTACTTCCTGCGGTAGTCGACCTGATGGAAGAGTTGGGCGATTATCTGGCTGAATGAGTTCAACAGTTGGTTTCCACTGGAGCGGAGCATCGCGGCATGGAACTCAAGGTCAGCCTCATCGGCAACCTGGGGCAGAGAGCTGTTGTTGCGCATTTTCTCCACAATCATCTCCAGCTCGTAGATTTGGTTCGGAGTGATCCGTTTCACCACCAAGGGGATGCTGGCAAGCTCGATGACAATACGAGCTTCGATGGATTCATACAAGTTGAAATTGGAAACCTGATAATTGAATTTGATTGCATCGGAAATGACATCACTATCAAAGTGGTTGATGAACGTCCCACGACGCGGTGTTTTGGTGATGACACCCTGTTGCACCAATACATTCAACACATTCCTCACCTGATATCTGCTCACTTGGAATCTCTCAGCCAACTGTTCTTCGGTTTCCACGCGACTGCCCGGGCCATTGGTACTCTTCAGGATATAGGTTCGTATCTGTTCTTCCAATTGCATTTTCTTCTGCTTGTTATCCATCATCTCCACCCTACTTATGAATACATGCCTAACAGTGTATCACTACGCTTGGCATACTGCACAAAGGCATGTGCATAGACTTCCACCCACTCCTTGCATGGAACCACGGAGGATGACTGTACGGTATCCAGCATAGCCAATGATGTGGGGTCATTCAATGACAACTGCCCAATTCTCGCACAACCGTACGCAGAATCAATACGGGGAACCAAATGCAGCGTTGTGTTAAGCACCGAGCTCAAGATCTCCATGAGCAAAAGGTCTTTGGCCCCTCCTCCCACTACCATGATGTGTGGGGGAATCTCATCTTCCTTCATCAATGCAAGCAAGGCATCCTTGAGTGAGAAACAAACACCCTCCAACACAGCACGAGCCATATGAGAACGCTTGTGTAAGAATGAAAGCCCTGAGTAGGTTCCACGCAACGAGGCATTCCAGTAAGGAGTTCTCTCCCCATTGAGGTAGGGATGAAACAGAAGTCCTTCACAACCCGCAGGAGCCTTTTCCGCAAGCTCATCAAACTGCGCAAAGCCAGTTTCATCAAGGGGAAAACCTTGTTGCTCGGTTGCCCACCCAATTGCCGATCCCGCTGCATTGGTCCCCGCCTGTGAGTACCAGAGAGCATCAAGAGGAAAGGGGTAGGTCAGAAGGGATCGAATCTGCATCGGCTTTTCAGAGAGCTTATGAATACCTCCTGCAGTTCCAATACGAATCACTACATCACCAGCTTTCCGGGCCCCGGATCCATAGGTTTCCGTGGCACTATCGAGTGATCCATTCACCACTGCAGCCCCTTCTGGCAATCCTAGGAGCGTTGCCATCTCAGGGAGGAGTGTACCAACCACTTCACAGGGGCCCATGATGTGGGGAAGTTGGTTAGAGCTTAAGTCAAGATAGGAAAGCAACCGAGATGACCAGACATGCTCTTTGCAGTCATACAGCATGGATGACACTGCGGTTGCTGGGTCGGTTACCCACAAACCGGTCAGCCAGTGGAGCAGATAGTCCTTTGAAAAACACGCTCGCCTAACCTGTGCATAGAGCTCAGGCTCCCTCTCCTTCACCCAAAGAAAATGAGGAAGTGTCCAGGAGGTGGAAGGCCTATTTGCCGAGATTGCATAGATTTCATCCTCTGCTTGCAACAGCTCCTTCACTTGGTCAGTAGAACGCTGATCACTCCAAAGCATTGCTTTTCGCACCGGCTTGTCCTCTGAGTCCAGGAGCACTCCGATATGAGCAGCACTGGTGAAGCAAATGCTCCCCAGTGATGCCAGTGCTTTTTCGTGCATCTCAGAAAGTTCGGCCATTGCCTTGGTGAATGCAGTCAGCCAATCCTGGGGATCCTGTTCCATCCATCCCGCCTGTGGCGAATGGGTCGGATATCGTTGGGAGGCCACTCCCAAGGTACGCCCCTGCTCATCAAGCAGACATACCTTGATTGAACTGGTACCAAGATCAATGCCCAATGCTGGTTTGCTCATATGCGCTTTGCTACCTCAATCCCAGTAAACTTCTTTTCATGATTCTTCAATGCCGCAGACAAGACTCCCATATCATGGGAGACAAGGAAGAAGTCGATACCCTCATTCCACCAACTCTTCAACTCGTCCGGGGAACTGACTGCCAAGCCAATGGGTACATTCGCTTCCTTGCCTGCTGAAAGGACCCGGTGGATGAGATCATGCAACTCATGGCTCCGATTCGATTCTTTCAGTATATAGGATAAGTCACCCGAACCGATCAAACAACCGGTAATTCCAGGAACCGAAAGAATGCTCTGAGCATTCATTGCCGCCTCCGGTGTCTCAATCATCACGATGAGCGAAACCAGTGCGTTGAATTTTGAAAAATAGTCACTGCCGTAGAAGAAGGAGCCAAGACTCCCTTTTGAACGTGTTCCGACAGGAGGGTAATAAGTGGAAAGCACAGCCTGCCTCGCCTCCTCAGCCGACTGGACCATGGGTACGACAATTCCCATCGCCCCAGCGTCAAGATAGCTGTTGATCGTACCGGGTGTGTTATCGGAAACACGTGCAAAAGGAACCGGCCCATCACTGGAGGCAAGCGTGCGGATGGCTCCGGTAGCTGCTGTCTTGTCGAAATGACTATGAAGCAAATCGACCATGATGAAATCGAATGCTGTACCACTTACCATTTCAGCAACTCGTTCACTTCCCAAACAGATATCGAAACCGACTATCGGCCTATCGGATGCCAAGGATAACCCTTTCATGTTTTGACTCATCTAGTATATCTCCTAAATCTTAATCAACGAAATAACGCATTGGGAATTGCAAGTACGGTCTGTGGCACCAAGATGATGATGGCCAAGGCGACCAGCAGCAGGACTATCATAGGCCAGAGTTCCCGTAGTATTTTTTCAAAACTCAGCTTCTCAATCCCACAAACAGCAAGCAGTACCTGGCCAACAGGCGGAGTCGTATTGCCAATCATGGCATTGATGACAATGATCACGCCGAAATGGATTGGATCGAAACCAGATGCTGCAATGAGGGGCATCACCATCGGAACGAAGAGCATGATATTCACCGTGGGATCGGAGAGCATGCCCAAAATCAGGAACAGGATGTTGACACTGAGCATGATCAGCCAACGGTTGTTCCCTGAGAATGCCATCATCCCCTGGTAGATGATGTCCTGGAGGTTTTCTGCCGTCATGACAAAACTGAAGACTTTTGCAGCAGGCAGAAGAAGCAGGATTGAACCGCAGGTTGCAAACACTTGCTTCAAGCATTCGACGAAATCTTTCAATTTCATGGTTCTATAGAGAAAGAACCCGAGCATAAACGAGTAGAGAACAGCAAGCACCGAGGCTTCAGTTGTGGTAACAACACCAAGGTAGATGCCTCCGAGAAGGATCAGCGGGGTAAGCAAGGGAAAGAAGCCCTTGAGGAAAGCAAAGAACAGATCCCTGAGAAACACCCTGACACTGGTCATGGAATTCTTGGGATAGTGTCGCTTGAGGCTGATGACATACACATACACCATGAGCACAAGACCAATGATCAAACCTGGCAATACCCCACCGAAAAAGAGCTTTCCTACGGACACATTGGTGACCATGGCATACACCACCATGGGGATGCTGGGTGGAATGATCGGTCCAATGGTTGAGGATGCTATGGTCACCGATGCGCTGAACTCCTTGTCAAAGCCCTCGTCAACCATAGCTTGGTAACTCAAGCGGCCAATTCCACCCACATCAGCGACAGCTGAGCCTGACATACCGGCAAAGATGATACTGGTGACGACGTTCACATGACCCAGACCTCCTGGGATGTAGCCCACAAGTGAATTGCAGAAGCGGAAAATCTTGTCAGCAACCGAGGTCTTATTCATAACTTCGGCTGTCAGAATGAACATCGGGATGGCAATGAGGACAAAGTTGTCCAAGCCAGAAAACATCTGCATTGCCATGAACCCAAGGTCCATTCCCCTCATACCGATGTACAATAGTGAGGAGGAGATCATTGCAACACTGATGGGCATGCCAAACATAAAAAGCAGAGAGAATGAGAGGAGGAATATTGCCAGCAACATTACACACCCCCGTTTGCTTGGAGAGCATCGTGTTTGAGCAATGCCAAGCGCGTGAATTCCTCAATGACATTCACCAAGATGTGAATGCACATGAGCAGAAAGACGATTGGCATGATGACATAGACGTACTTCAAGGGGATACGCATCATGTTTGAGAGTTTCAGACGGCTGAGCATTCGCAGTGAGGGGGCGATGTACTGGAAGAAGACGACGACCATGATAAGATCCATGACCACCTTGATCCAAAGCTGTCCTCGTTTCGGGAGCAGCGAGACTATTGCGGTAACCCGGACATGCCCATCATTTCCCATTACATATGCTGCAGAGAGGAAACTCATCCAGATAAAGAGATAGTTGTTCAATTCATCCGAATAGTAGATAGGCTTGGAGAGTATGTAACGGAAAAAGATGTTCAAGAGCATCATGACAAGCATCACAGCCAGACAGGCTGATCCTATCAGCATCTCCCCTTTCTGCAGGATTCTACGCGCTTTACCGCACCCTTTCTGCAAAGTTGTGTAATACATAGGTATGGTTCCTTTTTGAAGAATGAGCAGGCAGCCTCCAATTTCTTGGGGAGGCTGCCAAGAGAAGCGTGTAATCAGTCGGGAATCTGCTGAATCTGATTATACAACTCAACCCAGGAAGGATTGCGCTCAAGAACCAGACCAACACGATCCCTGAAGGGCTTGGTATCAATCTTGTCAACAACCGTCATACCAGCTTTCTTCACTTCATCAATGAGAGCGTTCTCATTGTCGCGCACAATTTGGTCAATGCGATCGGCTTCGAACCGGAACACTTCCTCTACAATCTCTTGATCTTCGGCGGAGAGCGAATTCCAGGTCTGTTCACTCATGATGGTACCGGCCACA includes:
- a CDS encoding ATP-binding protein, producing the protein MGPQETKLLQRKEYLSQLIAWREKHLIKVITGVRRCGKSTMLQLYREYLKKQGVQERQIISINLEDLANEHLQDYRALHQHVKGLLQDDCFTYVFIDEVQQCKGFEKAVDSLFINEQVDLYITGSNAYLLSSELATLLSGRYVEIQMLPLSFAEYLDFTSTEQVSRMTAFTRYLNHGSFPYVPMLGQDDSVIRTYIEGIYASILIKDVAQRKAIGDVALLERIVRFLGSSIGSPISAKKICDTLTSSGRKVSINTVDAYLEALQESYCFYKVNRYDIKGRNFLKTLGKYYIVDMGLRNHLLSNRESDIGHQIENIVYLELRRRGYKVSIGKLADKEVDFVAQNAEGITYLQVSASVLDQTTLKREMAPLQAIGDNYPKILLSLDEIGAGSNHEGIQQKNLLDWLVQ
- a CDS encoding FCD domain-containing protein, giving the protein MMDNKQKKMQLEEQIRTYILKSTNGPGSRVETEEQLAERFQVSRYQVRNVLNVLVQQGVITKTPRRGTFINHFDSDVISDAIKFNYQVSNFNLYESIEARIVIELASIPLVVKRITPNQIYELEMIVEKMRNNSSLPQVADEADLEFHAAMLRSSGNQLLNSFSQIIAQLFHQVDYRRKYWNTETIIRLADEHRQILEAIQDGDVDLSVSRLKKHLNYTNRIEMDGLRNQQKEEPEQS
- a CDS encoding FGGY family carbohydrate kinase, with product MSKPALGIDLGTSSIKVCLLDEQGRTLGVASQRYPTHSPQAGWMEQDPQDWLTAFTKAMAELSEMHEKALASLGSICFTSAAHIGVLLDSEDKPVRKAMLWSDQRSTDQVKELLQAEDEIYAISANRPSTSWTLPHFLWVKEREPELYAQVRRACFSKDYLLHWLTGLWVTDPATAVSSMLYDCKEHVWSSRLLSYLDLSSNQLPHIMGPCEVVGTLLPEMATLLGLPEGAAVVNGSLDSATETYGSGARKAGDVVIRIGTAGGIHKLSEKPMQIRSLLTYPFPLDALWYSQAGTNAAGSAIGWATEQQGFPLDETGFAQFDELAEKAPAGCEGLLFHPYLNGERTPYWNASLRGTYSGLSFLHKRSHMARAVLEGVCFSLKDALLALMKEDEIPPHIMVVGGGAKDLLLMEILSSVLNTTLHLVPRIDSAYGCARIGQLSLNDPTSLAMLDTVQSSSVVPCKEWVEVYAHAFVQYAKRSDTLLGMYS
- a CDS encoding aldolase/citrate lyase family protein, with translation MKGLSLASDRPIVGFDICLGSERVAEMVSGTAFDFIMVDLLHSHFDKTAATGAIRTLASSDGPVPFARVSDNTPGTINSYLDAGAMGIVVPMVQSAEEARQAVLSTYYPPVGTRSKGSLGSFFYGSDYFSKFNALVSLIVMIETPEAAMNAQSILSVPGITGCLIGSGDLSYILKESNRSHELHDLIHRVLSAGKEANVPIGLAVSSPDELKSWWNEGIDFFLVSHDMGVLSAALKNHEKKFTGIEVAKRI
- a CDS encoding TRAP transporter large permease, translated to MLLAIFLLSFSLLFMFGMPISVAMISSSLLYIGMRGMDLGFMAMQMFSGLDNFVLIAIPMFILTAEVMNKTSVADKIFRFCNSLVGYIPGGLGHVNVVTSIIFAGMSGSAVADVGGIGRLSYQAMVDEGFDKEFSASVTIASSTIGPIIPPSIPMVVYAMVTNVSVGKLFFGGVLPGLIIGLVLMVYVYVISLKRHYPKNSMTSVRVFLRDLFFAFLKGFFPLLTPLILLGGIYLGVVTTTEASVLAVLYSFMLGFFLYRTMKLKDFVECLKQVFATCGSILLLLPAAKVFSFVMTAENLQDIIYQGMMAFSGNNRWLIMLSVNILFLILGMLSDPTVNIMLFVPMVMPLIAASGFDPIHFGVIIVINAMIGNTTPPVGQVLLAVCGIEKLSFEKILRELWPMIVLLLVALAIIILVPQTVLAIPNALFR
- a CDS encoding TRAP transporter small permease translates to MYYTTLQKGCGKARRILQKGEMLIGSACLAVMLVMMLLNIFFRYILSKPIYYSDELNNYLFIWMSFLSAAYVMGNDGHVRVTAIVSLLPKRGQLWIKVVMDLIMVVVFFQYIAPSLRMLSRLKLSNMMRIPLKYVYVIMPIVFLLMCIHILVNVIEEFTRLALLKHDALQANGGV